The proteins below come from a single Parazoarcus communis genomic window:
- a CDS encoding Lrp/AsnC ligand binding domain-containing protein, producing MDRIDLKILGELQADARISMVELSRRVGLSKTPCAERLRRLEKQGVIRGYHAALDAEAVGAAHIVVVQVLLSSTTAHDLKRFNEGVKTIPEIESCHMIAGDFDYLLKVRTRDIAEYRKVMGERISELPCVKQTHTYVVMEVVKDERCLPLTRVDA from the coding sequence ATGGATCGAATCGATTTGAAGATTCTGGGTGAATTGCAGGCCGACGCCCGCATCTCGATGGTGGAACTCTCCCGGCGTGTGGGCCTGAGCAAGACGCCTTGCGCAGAACGTCTGCGGCGGCTTGAGAAGCAGGGGGTGATCCGTGGCTATCACGCGGCGCTCGACGCCGAGGCCGTGGGCGCGGCACACATCGTCGTGGTGCAGGTGCTGCTCTCGAGCACCACGGCGCATGATCTGAAGCGCTTCAACGAGGGTGTGAAGACCATTCCCGAGATCGAGTCCTGTCACATGATCGCGGGTGACTTCGACTACCTGCTGAAGGTCAGGACGCGCGATATCGCTGAGTACCGCAAGGTGATGGGGGAGCGCATTTCCGAACTGCCCTGTGTCAAGCAGACCCATACCTATGTGGTGATGGAGGTGGTGAAGGATGAGCGCTGTCTGCCATTGACCCGGGTGGATGCCTGA
- a CDS encoding DUF6279 family lipoprotein gives MSVRLRLLVLSFCVLLLGGCGLRFAYSQLDWLLPWYLGDYVSLDQTQKRLLDARLGERLAWHCGSQLTAYSGLLRDVERDLRSTEVVAAPMLDTYLQRGEAFWRVLMKEITPDAGVLLAALSDAQVKELGEAFARRNDETREEFLEGTPEALRARQIERMEKRLRTWFGPLSAAQRSRVAAWSAGLAPATEAWLQHRVRWQGALIDVLAQRQQPGFESRVGALLLEPESMWAAAYRADVARNRKLTLDLLAETFNMASPAQRTHLFNEIAGWAAQFEQLACTDTPLRTASGAGR, from the coding sequence ATGTCCGTTCGCCTGCGACTCCTCGTCCTGTCCTTTTGTGTCTTGCTGCTTGGCGGTTGCGGGCTGCGCTTCGCCTATTCGCAACTCGACTGGCTGCTGCCCTGGTATCTGGGCGACTACGTCAGCTTGGACCAGACGCAGAAGCGGCTCCTCGACGCCCGGCTTGGGGAGCGCCTGGCCTGGCACTGCGGCAGTCAGTTGACCGCCTATTCGGGCCTGCTGCGCGATGTCGAGCGCGACCTGCGCAGCACTGAGGTCGTTGCCGCCCCGATGCTGGACACCTATCTGCAGCGGGGCGAAGCCTTCTGGCGGGTCCTGATGAAGGAGATCACCCCGGACGCCGGTGTCCTGCTTGCCGCCTTGAGCGATGCCCAGGTGAAAGAACTCGGCGAGGCTTTTGCGCGACGTAACGACGAGACCCGCGAGGAGTTCCTTGAGGGAACGCCGGAAGCCTTGCGTGCGCGCCAGATCGAGCGCATGGAAAAGCGTCTGCGCACCTGGTTCGGCCCCCTCAGTGCAGCACAGCGCAGCCGGGTCGCGGCCTGGAGTGCCGGGCTGGCGCCTGCGACCGAGGCCTGGCTGCAACACCGTGTGCGCTGGCAGGGTGCCTTGATCGACGTGCTGGCGCAGCGTCAGCAGCCGGGTTTCGAATCCCGCGTGGGCGCGTTGCTGCTCGAGCCGGAATCGATGTGGGCGGCAGCCTACCGGGCGGATGTCGCCCGCAACCGCAAACTGACCCTCGATCTGCTGGCTGAAACCTTCAACATGGCGAGCCCGGCGCAGCGCACGCATCTGTTCAACGAGATCGCGGGCTGGGCGGCACAGTTCGAGCAGCTTGCCTGCACCGATACGCCGTTGCGGACGGCATCGGGGGCGGGGCGCTAA
- the putA gene encoding trifunctional transcriptional regulator/proline dehydrogenase/L-glutamate gamma-semialdehyde dehydrogenase, translated as MTQPEFQPETAALPIEPRSALRKRIDTAWRTPEPECVPERVSEARMEAGLQTRTHDMAHQLVAGLRNKRSRSSGVDALMKEFSLSSQEGVALMCLAEALLRVPDKATADRLIRDKLAKGNWRAHLGNSPSLFVNAATWGLLITGRLVSTNSEKSLSTALNRMLSRGGEPLIRKGMDLAMRMLGEQFVTGRDIDEALERGRATEKRGYRYSFDMLGEAAMTADDAQRYLSAYETAIHAIGKAAAGRGVVDGNGISVKLSALHPRYVWSQRERTLAELLPRLKSLCMLASQYDIGLNIDAEEADRLDLSLDLLEAMALDPELGKWQGLGFVVQGYQKRAPFVLDWIIELARRSGRRMMVRLVKGAYWDAEIKRAQIDGMDGYPVYTRKVYTDVAYLACARRLLAARDVIYPQFATHNAHTLAAIFNLAGPDYQTGNYEFQCLHGMGEPLYDQIVGSPDHRRLVRIYAPVGSHETLLAYLVRRLLENGANTSFVNRIVDENVPIEELIADPVEEAERLGGAPHPRIPLPAELYGACRLNAAGVDLASEPVRERIAAALVASRSLNHTAAPMVAGAPTATATGAAVRNPADHADVVGHVTEAGKDDTEAALAAAAEGATAWATQAPGERADCLVRAAALMERDASTLLALTVREAGKSWSNAVAELREAVDFCRYYAEEARKFDNGTHTALGPVLCISPWNFPLAIFSGQVSAALAAGNPVLAKPAEQTPLIAAAAVRLFHEAGIPASALQLLPGRGETVGAALVSDPRVRAVMFTGSTEVARLIKRNLAARGGNIPLIAETGGQNAMIVDSTALAEQVVVDILASSFDSAGQRCSALRVLCVQEDVADGILNMLQGALRELCIGDPADVRTDIGPVIDAEAREGLERHVSAMQLAGARITRLALPDTCDKGSFVAPTIVEIGSMSELGREQFGPILHVLRYRAADFDRLIDDINASGYGLTMGVHSRIDETIARVAERAHVGNLYVNRNIIGAVVGVQPFGGEGLSGTGPKAGGPLYLHRLLRRSPGPVLEQAAQVADSDAFRSFVDWLEGDARALIEGDDIAVLRDRADAYRERRLAGLRLVFQGPTGEDNSLSFVPRGLLAGAADNCVGHLHQILAAVSTGNRIVFADTPMLKRLQQSLPPAVASQVGMDAKWIEAPFGALLFDGTEPEADTWRKRLAERDGPLVALVQPEPEYDPSVLVHERTLSINTAAAGGNASLMAMGA; from the coding sequence GTGACCCAGCCCGAGTTCCAGCCTGAAACCGCAGCCCTGCCAATCGAGCCGCGCTCCGCCCTGCGCAAGCGCATCGACACCGCATGGCGCACGCCGGAGCCCGAGTGCGTGCCGGAGCGGGTCTCCGAGGCACGGATGGAAGCCGGCCTGCAGACACGCACCCACGACATGGCACATCAACTCGTGGCCGGCCTGCGCAACAAGCGCAGCCGCTCGAGCGGCGTCGACGCGCTGATGAAGGAGTTCTCGCTGTCGAGCCAGGAAGGCGTGGCATTGATGTGTCTCGCCGAAGCCTTGCTGCGAGTGCCGGACAAGGCCACCGCCGACCGCCTGATCCGCGACAAGCTGGCGAAAGGCAACTGGCGCGCCCACCTCGGCAACAGTCCGTCGCTGTTCGTCAATGCGGCGACCTGGGGCCTGCTCATCACCGGCCGACTGGTATCGACCAACAGTGAGAAGAGCCTGTCGACTGCGCTCAACCGCATGCTCAGCCGCGGCGGCGAACCGCTGATCCGCAAGGGCATGGACCTGGCGATGCGCATGCTGGGCGAGCAGTTCGTCACCGGACGCGATATCGACGAAGCGCTGGAACGCGGCCGTGCGACCGAAAAGCGCGGCTACCGCTACTCCTTCGACATGCTCGGTGAAGCGGCCATGACAGCCGACGACGCGCAGCGTTACCTCAGCGCATACGAGACCGCCATCCACGCCATCGGCAAGGCCGCTGCGGGCCGCGGGGTGGTCGACGGCAACGGCATCTCGGTCAAGCTCTCCGCACTGCATCCGCGCTACGTCTGGTCACAGCGCGAGCGCACGCTGGCCGAACTGCTGCCGCGGCTGAAATCGCTGTGCATGCTCGCCAGTCAATACGACATCGGTCTCAACATCGATGCGGAGGAAGCCGACCGCCTCGACCTGTCGCTCGACCTGCTCGAAGCAATGGCCCTCGACCCCGAACTGGGCAAGTGGCAGGGCCTGGGGTTTGTGGTGCAGGGCTACCAGAAGCGGGCGCCCTTCGTGCTCGACTGGATCATCGAACTTGCCCGTCGCAGTGGCCGCCGCATGATGGTGCGCCTGGTCAAGGGCGCCTACTGGGATGCGGAGATCAAGCGCGCCCAGATCGACGGCATGGATGGCTATCCGGTCTACACCCGCAAGGTCTACACCGACGTTGCCTACCTCGCCTGCGCGCGTCGCCTGCTCGCCGCCCGCGACGTGATCTACCCGCAGTTCGCCACCCACAACGCACACACGCTGGCGGCGATCTTCAACCTTGCCGGGCCCGACTACCAGACCGGCAACTATGAGTTTCAGTGCCTGCACGGCATGGGTGAGCCCTTGTACGATCAGATCGTCGGCAGCCCGGACCACCGTCGTCTGGTGCGCATTTACGCCCCGGTCGGCAGCCATGAAACCCTGCTCGCCTACCTCGTCCGCAGGTTGCTCGAGAACGGCGCCAATACCAGCTTCGTCAATCGCATCGTGGACGAGAACGTGCCGATCGAGGAACTGATCGCAGATCCGGTCGAAGAGGCAGAGCGCCTTGGCGGCGCCCCTCACCCCCGCATTCCGCTGCCGGCCGAGCTTTACGGCGCCTGCAGGCTCAACGCCGCCGGCGTCGACCTGGCGAGCGAACCCGTGCGCGAACGGATCGCTGCCGCACTGGTGGCAAGCCGCAGCCTGAACCACACCGCCGCCCCGATGGTGGCAGGCGCCCCCACCGCAACCGCGACCGGCGCAGCAGTGCGAAATCCGGCGGATCACGCCGATGTCGTCGGCCATGTCACCGAAGCCGGCAAGGACGATACCGAAGCCGCACTCGCCGCCGCAGCCGAGGGCGCCACGGCCTGGGCGACGCAGGCCCCCGGCGAACGTGCAGACTGCCTGGTACGCGCCGCGGCACTGATGGAACGCGATGCCAGCACGCTGCTGGCCCTGACCGTGCGCGAAGCAGGCAAGTCCTGGTCAAACGCGGTGGCAGAGCTGCGCGAAGCGGTCGATTTCTGCCGCTACTACGCCGAAGAAGCACGCAAGTTCGACAACGGCACCCATACCGCACTCGGCCCGGTGCTGTGCATCAGCCCATGGAACTTCCCGCTGGCCATCTTCAGTGGCCAGGTTTCGGCTGCGCTGGCTGCCGGCAACCCGGTGCTGGCCAAGCCCGCCGAGCAGACGCCGCTGATCGCGGCCGCCGCCGTCCGCCTCTTCCACGAAGCCGGCATCCCCGCTTCGGCGCTGCAACTGCTGCCAGGCCGGGGCGAAACCGTTGGTGCCGCACTGGTATCGGATCCGCGCGTGCGCGCCGTGATGTTCACCGGCTCGACCGAGGTGGCACGCCTGATCAAGCGCAACCTTGCCGCACGGGGCGGCAACATCCCGCTGATCGCGGAAACCGGCGGGCAGAACGCGATGATCGTGGACTCCACAGCGCTGGCGGAGCAGGTGGTGGTCGATATCCTTGCATCCAGCTTCGATTCGGCCGGTCAGCGCTGCTCTGCCCTGCGCGTGCTGTGTGTGCAGGAGGACGTGGCGGACGGCATTCTCAACATGCTGCAGGGCGCGCTGCGCGAACTGTGCATCGGCGATCCGGCCGACGTCCGCACCGACATCGGCCCGGTGATCGATGCCGAGGCCCGCGAAGGGCTCGAACGCCACGTCAGCGCGATGCAGCTCGCAGGCGCACGCATCACCCGCCTTGCGCTGCCGGACACCTGCGACAAAGGCAGCTTCGTCGCACCGACCATCGTCGAGATCGGCAGCATGAGCGAGCTCGGACGCGAGCAGTTCGGCCCCATCCTGCATGTGCTGCGTTACCGCGCCGCCGACTTCGACCGCCTCATCGACGACATCAACGCCAGCGGCTACGGCCTCACCATGGGCGTACATTCGCGCATCGACGAGACCATCGCGCGCGTCGCGGAGCGCGCCCATGTCGGCAACCTCTACGTGAACCGCAACATCATCGGCGCCGTGGTCGGCGTGCAGCCTTTTGGTGGCGAAGGTCTGTCGGGCACCGGCCCGAAGGCCGGCGGCCCGCTGTATCTGCACCGCCTGTTGCGCCGCAGCCCCGGTCCGGTGCTGGAGCAGGCCGCACAGGTGGCGGACAGCGACGCATTCCGCAGCTTTGTGGACTGGCTCGAAGGCGATGCCCGCGCACTGATCGAAGGCGACGACATTGCCGTGCTGCGCGACCGTGCGGATGCCTACCGCGAGCGGCGACTGGCCGGCCTGCGTCTCGTTTTTCAGGGGCCGACCGGAGAAGACAACAGCCTGAGCTTCGTGCCTCGTGGGCTGCTCGCGGGCGCAGCCGACAACTGCGTCGGCCACCTGCACCAGATCCTTGCTGCGGTATCCACCGGCAACCGCATCGTGTTCGCCGATACGCCCATGCTCAAGCGTCTGCAGCAAAGTCTGCCCCCGGCTGTCGCCAGCCAGGTAGGCATGGATGCGAAGTGGATTGAGGCCCCCTTTGGCGCACTGCTGTTCGATGGCACGGAGCCGGAAGCCGACACCTGGCGCAAACGCCTGGCAGAGCGCGACGGTCCGCTGGTGGCGCTGGTGCAGCCAGAACCGGAATACGACCCGAGCGTGCTCGTGCATGAACGCACGCTCAGCATCAACACGGCGGCCGCAGGCGGCAATGCCAGTCTCATGGCAATGGGCGCCTGA
- a CDS encoding ABC transporter permease subunit, whose protein sequence is MAYALQQLINGLTLGSMYGLIAIGYTMVYGIIGMINFAHGDIFMVSAFIAVTAFTLLAAADVTSIPLALTFVLIVSIFFTSAYGWAVERIAYRPLRGSTRLAPLISAIGMSIFLQNTVQLTQGARVKPIPPVIEGGFEVWSTPDFTVQIGWSQLMIIAVTVVMMVAFTWLITQTPFGRQQRSCEQDRTMASLLGINVDRTISFTFMLGASLAAVAGVMVTVYYGVIDFYIGFLAGIKAFTAAVLGGIGSLPGAMLGGLLIGLIESFWSAYLWAEYKDVATFAILCLVLMLRPSGLLGRPEVEKV, encoded by the coding sequence GTGGCCTACGCACTGCAACAACTTATCAACGGCCTCACGCTCGGCTCGATGTACGGGCTGATCGCGATCGGCTACACGATGGTGTACGGCATCATCGGCATGATCAATTTCGCCCACGGCGACATTTTCATGGTCAGCGCCTTCATCGCCGTCACCGCGTTCACGCTGCTCGCAGCAGCCGACGTCACCTCGATTCCGCTCGCGCTGACCTTCGTCCTCATCGTGTCGATCTTCTTCACCTCGGCCTACGGCTGGGCGGTGGAGCGCATCGCCTATCGCCCGCTGCGCGGCTCGACCCGGCTGGCCCCGCTGATCTCGGCCATTGGCATGTCGATTTTCCTGCAGAACACCGTGCAGCTGACTCAGGGCGCGCGCGTCAAGCCGATCCCCCCGGTCATCGAAGGCGGCTTCGAGGTCTGGTCCACCCCCGACTTCACCGTGCAGATCGGCTGGAGCCAGCTCATGATCATCGCGGTGACGGTGGTGATGATGGTCGCCTTCACCTGGCTCATCACCCAGACACCCTTCGGCCGCCAGCAACGCTCGTGCGAACAGGACCGCACCATGGCCTCGCTGCTCGGCATCAACGTCGATCGCACCATCTCCTTCACCTTCATGCTCGGCGCCTCGCTGGCAGCCGTGGCCGGGGTGATGGTGACGGTGTATTACGGCGTGATCGACTTCTACATCGGGTTTCTGGCAGGCATCAAGGCTTTCACCGCAGCGGTGCTCGGCGGCATCGGCTCGCTGCCGGGGGCGATGCTCGGCGGCTTGCTGATCGGTCTCATCGAATCCTTCTGGTCGGCATATCTGTGGGCCGAGTACAAGGACGTGGCAACTTTCGCCATCCTCTGTCTGGTGCTGATGCTGCGCCCATCCGGCCTGCTCGGCCGGCCTGAAGTGGAGAAGGTGTGA
- the livM gene encoding high-affinity branched-chain amino acid ABC transporter permease LivM: MSTVVFARHQITAAERFRDAGWVAFVALILGIPLIGLTTVDGGGALEVSTRFGTLAIFVVVAFAGRLGLRWMIDTMGARKLERQRATSGKSAGISPVKVVNILGWIALGASIALPIMYSDNRYVVDTATTVLIYVMLGWGLNVVVGLAGLLDLGYVAFYAVGAYSYALLSTQYGWGFWEALPVSGGLAATFGILLGYPILRLRGDYLAIVTLGFGEIIRIILVNWTEFSNGPNGISSIPRPSLFGLDFTRSPAEGEQTFASFFGIEYSPMHRLIFLYYLILVLALLTHAFVSRLRKLPIGRAWEALREDEIACQAMGMNTTNIKLSAFAIGAMLGGFAGMFFAARQGFISPESFTFTESAIILAIVVLGGMGSQMGVVLAATLLVLIPEFGRNFSEYRMLLFGAAMVLIMVWKPSGLLSHREPTLRLSTGSAASKDAVKETAQ, translated from the coding sequence ATGAGTACAGTCGTCTTCGCCCGTCATCAGATCACCGCCGCCGAGCGTTTTCGCGACGCCGGCTGGGTGGCCTTCGTTGCCCTCATCCTGGGCATCCCGCTCATCGGCCTGACCACAGTGGATGGCGGCGGTGCGCTTGAGGTGAGTACCCGCTTCGGCACCCTGGCCATCTTCGTCGTCGTCGCCTTTGCCGGTCGCCTGGGCCTGCGCTGGATGATCGACACCATGGGCGCACGCAAGCTCGAGCGCCAACGCGCAACTTCGGGCAAGTCCGCGGGTATCAGCCCGGTGAAGGTCGTCAATATCCTCGGCTGGATCGCCCTCGGGGCCTCAATAGCCCTGCCGATCATGTATTCGGACAACCGCTACGTGGTCGACACCGCCACCACGGTGCTGATCTACGTGATGCTGGGCTGGGGCCTGAACGTCGTGGTCGGGCTTGCCGGCCTGCTCGACCTCGGCTATGTCGCCTTCTACGCCGTCGGCGCCTATTCGTATGCGCTGCTGTCCACCCAGTACGGCTGGGGTTTCTGGGAAGCACTGCCGGTGTCGGGCGGCCTCGCGGCCACCTTTGGCATCCTGCTCGGCTACCCGATCCTGCGCCTGCGCGGCGACTACCTGGCCATCGTCACCCTGGGTTTCGGCGAGATCATCCGCATCATCCTGGTGAACTGGACCGAGTTTTCCAACGGCCCCAACGGCATCAGCTCGATTCCACGCCCCAGCCTGTTCGGCCTCGATTTCACCCGCAGCCCGGCCGAGGGCGAACAGACCTTTGCCAGCTTTTTCGGCATCGAGTACTCGCCGATGCACCGCCTGATCTTTCTGTACTACCTGATCCTGGTGCTGGCCCTGCTCACCCACGCCTTCGTGTCGCGCCTGCGCAAGCTGCCGATCGGCCGCGCCTGGGAAGCGCTGCGCGAAGACGAGATCGCGTGCCAGGCCATGGGCATGAACACCACCAACATCAAGCTGTCGGCCTTTGCCATCGGCGCCATGCTGGGTGGTTTTGCCGGGATGTTCTTCGCCGCGCGCCAAGGCTTCATCTCGCCGGAGAGTTTCACCTTCACCGAGTCGGCCATCATTCTGGCCATCGTCGTGCTCGGCGGCATGGGCTCGCAGATGGGCGTGGTGCTGGCCGCCACCCTGCTGGTGCTCATCCCCGAGTTCGGTCGCAACTTCTCCGAGTACCGGATGCTACTGTTCGGTGCCGCGATGGTGCTGATCATGGTGTGGAAACCGAGCGGGCTGCTGTCGCACCGCGAACCGACGCTGCGCCTGTCCACCGGCAGCGCAGCCAGCAAAGACGCTGTAAAGGAGACCGCACAATGA
- a CDS encoding branched-chain amino acid ABC transporter substrate-binding protein: MKKTLLATACIAFGALSTPALADLTVAIAGPMTGQYASAGDQIRKGAEMAIADINARGGVLGEKLKLEIGDDACDPKQAVSVANTMVNRNIVFMHGHWCSSSTIPASDVYNESDILMATVSTNPQVTERGLKNVFRIMGRDDQQGLVAGDYLATKFKGKKIAVLDDKSAYGKGLADEIAKAMTAKGAKPVMRESITAGEKDYSGIVTKLKQAGVEVLAYGGYHTEVALILRQAQQVGLQLTVMGGDTMTNSELVTAAGPAADNVMFTFSPDPRKNPSAAPIVEKFRAAKIEPEGYVMYAYAAMQLFEQTATQAKSTKYSALEKTMRGGTFKTVIGDLSFDAKGDQKAPGFVVYQWKDGKYDYAK, encoded by the coding sequence ATGAAAAAAACATTGCTCGCCACTGCCTGCATCGCCTTCGGCGCCCTGTCCACCCCGGCGCTGGCCGATCTGACCGTGGCCATCGCCGGCCCGATGACGGGCCAGTACGCATCGGCCGGTGACCAGATCCGCAAGGGTGCGGAAATGGCCATTGCCGACATCAACGCCCGTGGCGGTGTGCTGGGCGAGAAGCTGAAGCTGGAAATCGGCGACGATGCCTGCGACCCGAAGCAGGCCGTGTCGGTCGCCAACACCATGGTCAACCGCAACATCGTGTTCATGCACGGCCACTGGTGCTCGAGCTCGACGATTCCTGCGTCCGATGTCTACAACGAATCCGACATCCTGATGGCGACGGTGTCGACCAACCCGCAGGTGACCGAGCGCGGCCTCAAGAACGTGTTCCGCATCATGGGTCGTGACGACCAGCAGGGTCTGGTTGCCGGTGATTACCTGGCGACCAAGTTCAAGGGCAAAAAGATTGCCGTGCTCGACGACAAGAGCGCCTACGGCAAGGGTCTGGCCGACGAGATCGCCAAGGCCATGACAGCCAAGGGTGCCAAGCCCGTGATGCGTGAATCCATCACCGCTGGCGAAAAGGACTACTCCGGCATCGTCACCAAGCTCAAGCAGGCAGGCGTCGAAGTGCTGGCCTACGGCGGCTATCACACCGAAGTGGCACTGATCCTGCGCCAGGCCCAGCAAGTCGGCCTGCAGCTCACGGTGATGGGCGGCGACACCATGACCAACTCCGAGCTGGTCACCGCTGCCGGCCCCGCGGCTGACAACGTGATGTTCACGTTCTCGCCCGACCCGCGCAAGAACCCGAGCGCCGCACCGATCGTGGAGAAGTTCCGCGCCGCGAAGATCGAGCCTGAAGGCTACGTGATGTACGCCTACGCCGCGATGCAACTGTTCGAGCAGACCGCAACCCAGGCCAAGAGCACCAAGTACTCGGCACTGGAGAAGACCATGCGCGGCGGCACCTTCAAGACCGTGATCGGCGACCTGTCCTTCGACGCCAAGGGTGACCAGAAGGCACCGGGCTTTGTGGTCTATCAGTGGAAAGACGGCAAGTACGACTACGCGAAGTAA
- the gshB gene encoding glutathione synthase: MTRPLKLAFILDPIEGLKPYKDSSVAMMRAATARGHEVWAIRREALTWREGVVVANSVPLMVRTDNYDWYTAGEPLAMPLAAFDAVLMRQDPPFDFEYVTATWLLERAAQAGVRVFNDPRSIRDHSEKIAITEFAQFTATTMVARDPADVHAFIDELGDVILKPLDGMGGSQIFRVRADDPNRNVIVETLTHEGSRTIMAQRYLAEIAEGDKRVLIIGGKVVPYSLARIPKQGETRGNLAAGGRGVAMELTAREREIAEYLAPILWARGLLIVGLDVIGGHLTEINVTSPTCMVEIADQQGFDVAGLVIDTLEEACAG; this comes from the coding sequence ATGACCCGTCCGCTCAAGCTTGCCTTCATCCTGGATCCGATCGAAGGGCTCAAGCCGTACAAGGACTCCAGCGTGGCGATGATGCGCGCAGCGACCGCGCGCGGGCACGAGGTGTGGGCGATCCGGCGTGAAGCCCTGACCTGGCGTGAGGGCGTGGTGGTGGCGAACAGCGTGCCGCTCATGGTGCGCACCGACAACTACGACTGGTACACCGCCGGCGAGCCGCTGGCGATGCCGCTGGCCGCGTTCGACGCCGTGCTGATGCGCCAGGACCCGCCCTTCGACTTCGAATACGTGACTGCCACCTGGCTGCTCGAGCGCGCCGCGCAGGCCGGCGTGCGGGTATTCAACGACCCGCGCTCAATTCGCGACCACTCCGAGAAGATCGCGATCACCGAGTTCGCACAATTCACCGCCACCACGATGGTGGCGCGCGATCCGGCCGATGTGCATGCCTTCATCGACGAACTCGGTGACGTCATCCTCAAGCCGCTCGACGGCATGGGCGGCAGCCAGATCTTCCGTGTGCGTGCCGACGATCCCAACCGCAACGTGATCGTCGAAACCCTGACACATGAAGGCAGCCGCACGATCATGGCGCAGCGCTACCTGGCCGAGATTGCCGAAGGCGACAAGCGCGTGCTGATCATCGGCGGCAAGGTCGTGCCCTATTCGCTGGCGCGCATTCCCAAGCAGGGCGAGACACGCGGCAATCTCGCTGCGGGTGGCCGTGGCGTGGCCATGGAACTGACCGCGCGCGAGCGCGAGATCGCCGAGTACCTGGCGCCCATCCTGTGGGCACGCGGACTTCTGATTGTGGGGCTCGACGTGATCGGCGGTCACCTGACCGAGATCAACGTCACCAGCCCGACCTGCATGGTCGAGATCGCAGATCAGCAGGGCTTTGATGTGGCAGGGCTGGTGATCGACACGTTGGAAGAGGCCTGCGCCGGATGA
- a CDS encoding FAD:protein FMN transferase, giving the protein MSLAAGFGRLRAALFVLACALVLGGCARPQVFHQESYVFGTRVDVAVYGDDKAQADAASALVLREFDRLHRAYHAWEPSELTALNEAIARGESLEVSEELATMLRDAQRMAAAGDELFDPALGSLIALWGFHTDTFVPVRPDPEKLAALVAARPRMSDLDIDGRRVSSRNPAVQLDLGGYAKGYALDRAATLLREQGITNALINIGGNVMALGKKGDQPWRIGIQHPRAPAPLATMPLYDGEAVGTSGDYQRYFELDGERYAHLLDPRTGQPAHGTQSLTVLITPRAAAGTLSDAASKPAYLANEGWREQTRHFGIDHALRVDAAGKVEVTRALRARLQFPAPVDAVVVD; this is encoded by the coding sequence ATGAGTCTTGCCGCAGGTTTCGGCCGCCTGCGGGCGGCCCTGTTCGTGCTCGCGTGCGCGCTGGTGCTGGGCGGCTGCGCGCGGCCGCAGGTCTTTCATCAGGAATCCTACGTCTTCGGTACCCGCGTCGATGTCGCGGTGTACGGGGATGACAAGGCCCAGGCCGACGCCGCAAGCGCGCTGGTGCTGCGCGAGTTCGACCGCCTCCACCGCGCCTACCATGCGTGGGAGCCCTCAGAACTGACCGCGCTGAACGAGGCGATTGCGCGTGGCGAGTCACTGGAGGTGTCGGAAGAGCTGGCAACGATGCTGCGCGACGCGCAGCGCATGGCCGCAGCGGGTGACGAACTCTTCGATCCGGCGCTTGGCAGCCTGATCGCACTGTGGGGCTTTCACACGGACACCTTCGTGCCTGTGCGTCCCGACCCGGAGAAGCTCGCCGCACTGGTCGCCGCACGGCCGCGGATGAGCGACCTCGACATCGACGGTCGCCGCGTCAGCAGCCGCAATCCTGCGGTGCAGCTTGACCTCGGTGGCTATGCCAAGGGCTATGCGCTGGATCGTGCGGCGACACTGCTGCGCGAACAGGGCATCACGAACGCGCTGATCAACATCGGTGGCAATGTGATGGCGCTCGGCAAGAAGGGCGATCAGCCCTGGCGTATCGGCATCCAGCATCCGCGCGCCCCGGCGCCGCTCGCAACCATGCCGCTGTACGACGGCGAGGCGGTTGGCACGTCGGGCGACTACCAGCGCTATTTCGAACTCGACGGCGAGCGCTATGCGCACCTCCTTGATCCGCGCACCGGACAGCCTGCCCATGGCACGCAGTCGCTCACTGTGCTGATCACGCCGCGCGCGGCGGCCGGCACGCTGTCGGATGCGGCAAGCAAGCCGGCCTATCTGGCAAACGAGGGCTGGCGCGAGCAGACGCGTCATTTCGGCATCGACCATGCCTTGCGGGTAGACGCGGCGGGCAAGGTCGAGGTCACCCGCGCCTTGCGCGCACGGCTGCAGTTTCCGGCACCGGTGGATGCCGTGGTGGTCGACTAG